Genomic DNA from Equus asinus isolate D_3611 breed Donkey chromosome 10, EquAss-T2T_v2, whole genome shotgun sequence:
CCAGGATCTCCCCTTCAGGGCCAAACACAGACAGGAACACTAAGAAGGAACCCACAggccatcttcctctccttctctctctcactaaATTGTGGATAATAATGCATCTAATTATTCTCCCAACTAAAAGTGGTTTAATTCCTTTGAAGAATCTTGCAAGGTAGCTTGACTAGACAGCAGGCGGGACAGTCCAGTGCCTCTGGTGGGGGGGCCAGGGTCTTCCAGTTGCCTGTCTTCGGGTCCAGCAAGTAGGCGTTTGGATTGATGGTGCAGTCCTTTTTCTGAACATCAGTGGCTGTGGTGACACCCCCACATACAAACACCCTGCCGTCTCCGATGGAGCATATAGCATGGGACTCATCCAGGGGGCAGTTGTTGGGCAAGAGAGGCAGTGAGATGCTCGTCCTGTTGGCCTTGATTTTCTGTAGGTTGATTTCCATGCTCTGCCAGTGGCTGTGCACGCAGAGGATGTTGTCCTGATTGAAAGAGAGCAGGGGCCGGTGGCTGAACTCGATGGGGAAGGTGATACTCTGGATAACCTCCCCAGTGTTGGTGTCAAAGCAGTCCACCACTCCAACTCGGGAAATGGAGCACTTCACCAAGCACCGTCCAGTGACAATGTACAGGTTCCGGTCACTGTGGGTGATCACAGCTGTGGCATCCATAGGGATGCTCATCTTCCCTGCCAGGCACCAGGCCTCCTTGTGCTCATCATAACGATAGATGTCAGAGACATAGTGCCTTGGGGCAATGCTCCCACCCACTGAGTACACTGTCCCCCCACAGGTCACCATGGTGTGGAAGACAAGACCAAGCGGCAGCTCAGGCAACTTGGTCCAGGAGTTGCCCTCCATGTCATACCGCCAAGCTGTCTTTAGACCTGAAATCTGGTCTGTGGTGCCACCAGACATGTAGATGTAGCGACCAGCAGAGGTGGCACTGAGTGCTGCTGCCTGATAGGGCATCTCTGAGAGCTTCAACCACAGGTTCTCCTGGATGACATAGGCAAACACTCCATCATTGAACTTGCCCTGGGCCTTTTGGCCACCTAGGATGACCACGGAATCAAGCAGGGCCCCTTTCCGCTGGTAGCTCATCAGGCTGGATGGCCTGTCCTGCTGTCGTTCCACAAGGACACTCTCAATCAGGGTCAGAGGGGCTGAGCTGTTCTCCATGTCCATCAACTTGTTGCTGGCAAACATCAGTGTCTTATCGGAGACGGCACTGAGATTGATGTAACTGAAG
This window encodes:
- the LOC106827616 gene encoding calicin-like, which translates into the protein MKWEFTEKNYDSFLLQKLNEQRKCKEYWDVALTVDHHVFYAHRNVLAAVSPVVKSLISSDEVKTTDELFITLDPNYLSPATVDQLLDYFYSGKVVISEQNVEELLRGAQYFNTPRLRNHCKDFLIKSISPVNCLHYLILAEMFGLKEVSDLAYSGIRDNFHYWASPEGSMPEDFMCCPPVIFGRLLQDENLHVLNEDQALSALINWVYFWKDEREKYFKKFFSYINLSAVSDKTLMFASNKLMDMENSSAPLTLIESVLVERQQDRPSSLMSYQRKGALLDSVVILGGQKAQGKFNDGVFAYVIQENLWLKLSEMPYQAAALSATSAGRYIYMSGGTTDQISGLKTAWRYDMEGNSWTKLPELPLGLVFHTMVTCGGTVYSVGGSIAPRHYVSDIYRYDEHKEAWCLAGKMSIPMDATAVITHSDRNLYIVTGRCLVKCSISRVGVVDCFDTNTGEVIQSITFPIEFSHRPLLSFNQDNILCVHSHWQSMEINLQKIKANRTSISLPLLPNNCPLDESHAICSIGDGRVFVCGGVTTATDVQKKDCTINPNAYLLDPKTGNWKTLAPPPEALDCPACCLVKLPCKILQRN